The genomic region CCGACAATTGTTCAAGACAGCCGCGCTGCAATTCCTGCCACGGGGTCTGGGATGGCGGCACAGGATAGCCGCCGCCCGCCTCCAATGCGACCCGCCGCGCCTGCCACGTCTCGATCGGCACCAGGGCGTCGACGCGCCCGGCCCTGAGGTCCACGCGCACCCGGTCTCCGGTTTCGAGCAAGGCCAGCCCGCCGCCCGCCGCCGCCTCGGGCGAGGCATTGAGGATCGACGGCGATGCGGAGGTTCCCGATTGCCGGCCGTCGCCGATGCAGGGCAGGGTTTCCACGCCACGCCGGATCAGATCGGCGGGGGCGCGCATGTTGACGACCTCGGCGGCACCCGGATAGCCGATCGGGCCGACCCCGCGGATGAACAGGATGCAGTTTTCGTCGATACCGAGGGCCGGATCGTCGATCCGGGCGTGATAATCCTCCGGCCCGTCGAAGACGATGGCGCGCCCTTCGAAGGCCTCGGGGTCGTCCGGTCGCGACAGATAGCGCCGGCGGAAGTCTTCATCGATGACCGAGGTCTTCATCACCGCCGATGTGAACAGATTGCCATCGAGTATCCTGAATCCGGCGGCCGGCAGCATGGGGTTTCCAAGGTCGCGGATCACGTCGGAATTCCGGGACCGCTGCCCCGCGCAATTGTCGCCGATGGTTCGCCCCGAGACGGTCATCGCGCTGGCATGGATCAGATCGCCGGCGATCAGTTCGCCGAGCACGGCCGGCACACCACCGGCGCGATGGAAGTCCTCGGCCAGATACTCGCCCGCCGGCTGAAGGTTGACCAGCATCGGAATGTCGCGGCCGATCCGCTCCCAGTCGCGGATGTCGAGATCGACGCCGGTATGGCGTGCGATCGCACTCAGATGGACCGGCGCGTTGGTCGAGCCGCCGATCGCCGAGGTGACCACGATGGCGTTCTCGAACGCCTGTCGGGTCATGATGTCGGACGGCTTCACATTCTCGTGGACCAGCGCCACCGCGCGGCGCCCCGTCTCATAGGCGATCTGTGCGCGCTCGCGATAGGGTGCTGGTATCGCCGCACAGCCGGGCAGCGACATGCCCAGCGTTTCCGCCAGCGCGTTCATCGTGGCCGCCGTGCCCATGGTGTTGCAGAAGCCGGCGCTGGGCGCCGATGCCGCCGCCATGGCGATGAAGGTTTCATAGTCGATCCGGCCCTCGGCCAGCAGCCGGCGGGCCTTCCAGATGATCACGCCGCTGCCGGCGCGTTCGCCATCATGCCAGCCATTCAGCATCGGCCCGCCGGTCAGCACGATGGCGGGTATGTCGACGGTCGCCGCCGCCATCAGGCAGGCGGGCACGGTCTTGTCGCATCCGGTGGTCAGCACCACCCCGTCGAACGGATAGCCATAGAGGATTTCGACCAGGCCGAGATAGGCGAGGTTGCGGTCGAGTGCCGCCGTCGGCCGCTTGCCGGTTTCTTGAATCGGATGAACCGGAAACTCGATCGCCACACCGCCGGCTTCGCGGATGCCCTCGCGCACGCGTTTCGCCAGTTCGACCAGCGGGCGGTTGCAGGGCGACAGATCGCTGCCGGTTTGTGCGATG from Tistrella bauzanensis harbors:
- a CDS encoding IlvD/Edd family dehydratase, translated to MTRRPTQLRSRAWFDNPANPDMTALYLERYLNYGLTREELQSGKPIIGIAQTGSDLSPCNRPLVELAKRVREGIREAGGVAIEFPVHPIQETGKRPTAALDRNLAYLGLVEILYGYPFDGVVLTTGCDKTVPACLMAAATVDIPAIVLTGGPMLNGWHDGERAGSGVIIWKARRLLAEGRIDYETFIAMAAASAPSAGFCNTMGTAATMNALAETLGMSLPGCAAIPAPYRERAQIAYETGRRAVALVHENVKPSDIMTRQAFENAIVVTSAIGGSTNAPVHLSAIARHTGVDLDIRDWERIGRDIPMLVNLQPAGEYLAEDFHRAGGVPAVLGELIAGDLIHASAMTVSGRTIGDNCAGQRSRNSDVIRDLGNPMLPAAGFRILDGNLFTSAVMKTSVIDEDFRRRYLSRPDDPEAFEGRAIVFDGPEDYHARIDDPALGIDENCILFIRGVGPIGYPGAAEVVNMRAPADLIRRGVETLPCIGDGRQSGTSASPSILNASPEAAAGGGLALLETGDRVRVDLRAGRVDALVPIETWQARRVALEAGGGYPVPPSQTPWQELQRGCLEQLSDGMVLGLAVKYQRIAAKGLPRDNH